The following proteins are encoded in a genomic region of Triticum dicoccoides isolate Atlit2015 ecotype Zavitan chromosome 1B, WEW_v2.0, whole genome shotgun sequence:
- the LOC119312023 gene encoding protein DMP6-like: protein MAAAVQNEVVARQGREDGVDEERPLLARPPAVRDDPAGDGLSPMQRAISQTYQSTAHLATLLPTGTVMAFQLLSPSVTDQGHCVRANRAMAAALVALCALSCFALSFTDSFRDAKGAVRYGFATRRGLWVIDGGAPLDPQAAAAYRLRFLDLVHAVVTVMVFVAVALLDRNVVSCFYPVPSEDAAQVLTVLPIAIGVVGSMLFVTFPTTRHGIGFPLSQH, encoded by the coding sequence ATGGCGGCGGCGGTGCAGAACGAGGTGGTGGCGCGGCAGGGGCGCGAGGACGGCGTCGACGAGGAGCGGCCACTCCTGGCGAGGCCGCCGGCCGTCCGCGACGACCCAGCTGGCGACGGGCTGAGCCCGATGCAGAGGGCAatcagccagacgtaccagagcacGGCGCACCTGGCGACGCTGCTGCCCACGGGCACCGTCATGGCGTTCCAGCTGCTGTCCCCGAGCGTCACGGACCAGGGCCACTGCGTCCGCGCCAACCGCGCCATGGCGGCCGCGCTCGTCGCGCTCTGCGCGCTCTCCTGCTTCGCTCTCAGCTTCACCGACAGCTTCCGGGACGCCAAGGGCGCCGTGCGCTACGGCTTTGCCACGCGCCGCGGGCTCTGGGTCATCGACGGCGGCGCGCCGCTCGACCCGCAGGCCGCGGCAGCCTACAGGCTGCGCTTCCTCGACCTCGTGCACGCCGTCGTCACCGTCATGGTCTTCGTGGCCGTCGCGCTCTTGGACCGCAACGTCGTGTCCTGCTTCTACCCCGTGCCGTCCGAGGACGCCGCGCAGGTGCTCACCGTGCTGCCCATCGCCATTGGGGTGGTCGGGAGCATGCTCTTCGTCACCTTCCCCACCACACGCCACGGCATCGGCTTCCCGCTCTCGCAGCATTGA